The Astyanax mexicanus isolate ESR-SI-001 chromosome 14, AstMex3_surface, whole genome shotgun sequence genome window below encodes:
- the zgc:65997 gene encoding C-factor, giving the protein MAAVALVQGASRGLGLEFCRHLMQHRAPAAVIATCRDPDTAPALAALSGEYPDRLAVMRVDITREEQVRSAAERLSSTFPKLDLLINCAAVLHPSGRGETSLRDVSAQGITATLATNTVGPLLMAKYFSPLLKKGTGAFGQQPEDKAKQHSGVLVNMSARVGSIGDNALGGWYSYRMSKAALNMATRNLSIELGRSQPKIVCVSLHPGTVNTDLSRPYHKNVPQHKLFSTQYSVQCLMDIIDSLSMDKSGKAYAWDGSEIPW; this is encoded by the exons ATGGCCGCTGTAGCGCTGGTGCAGGGGGCTAGCCGGGGGCTCGGGCTGGAGTTCTGCAGGCACCTCATGCAGCACAGAGCTCCTGCCGCGGTGATCGCCACCTGCAGAGACCCGGACACAGCTCCAGCCCTAGCCGCGCTTTCCGGCGAGTACCCAGACCGGCTGGCGGTGATGAGAGTGGACATAACCCGGGAGGAGCAGGTCCGGAGCGCCGCTGAGCGGCTCAGCTCCACCTTCCCCAAACTAGACCTGCTGATCAACTGCGCGGCGGTTCTTCACCCGTCCGGCAGAGGAGAGACCAGTCTACGAGACGTGTCTGCTCAG GGGATCACTGCCACATTAGCCACCAACACGGTGGGCCCACTGTTGATGGCAAAGTACTTTTCCCCTTTACTGAAGAAGGGAACTGGAGCATTCGGTCAGCAGCCTGAAGATAAAGCAAAGCAACACAGCGGCGTCTTGGTGAACATGAGCGCCAGGGTTGGCTCAATAGGAGACAATG CTCTAGGAGGCTGGTACAGTTACAGGATGTCCAAAGCTGCTCTGAACATGGCCACCAGGAATCTGTCCATAGAACTGGGCCGCAGTCAGCCCAAAATAGTATGTGTGTCTCTGCACCCTGGAACAGTGAATACGGACCTCTCTCGCCCCTACCACAAGAATGTCCCCCAACACAAGCTGTTCAGCACACAGTATTCTGTGCAGTGCCTCATGGACATCATAGACAGCCTCAGTATGGATAAAAGCGGGAAGGCGTATGCCTGGGACGGCTCAGAGATTCCCTGGTAA
- the htr7a gene encoding 5-hydroxytryptamine receptor 7 → MVVGDANRTTGYGESARSLMAEARAREPGAHVASARIAEALLLPRLLELAHDGGGGIGIGGDRVPSVAHMPAHTPGSAASDMLGPSALEPSLVMAAANRTRCAEQILSYGGAEKVLIGAVLTALTLSTICGNVLVLVSVCFVKKLRQPSNYLIVSLALADLSVALAVMPFVSITDLIGGRWIFGQFFCNVFIAMDVMCCTASIMTLCVISIDRYLGITRPLTYPVRQNGWCMAKMVLSVWLLSASITLPPLFGWAQNVNDDKVCLISQDFGYTIYSTAVAFYIPMTVMLIMYYRIYRAAKLSAAKHTITGFPRPEKNRQDEVDEDEEDPGDGSEVSTGVDCVTVAMKLHREVEECARLPRLLRGIGGGSSDRKSISIFKREQKAAATLGVVVGAFSFCWLPFFLLSTTRPFVCGTECSCVPLWVERTLLWLGYANSLINPFIYAFFNRDLRTTYRSLLSCRYRNINRRLSAVGMHEALRLVERPETTVSG, encoded by the exons ATGGTGGTCGGCGACGCGAACAGGACCACGGGTTACGGAGAGAGCGCGCGCTCGCTCATGGCGGAGGCGCGCGCGCGGGAGCCTGGCGCGCACGTGGCAAGCGCGAGGATCGCGGAGGCGCTGCTGCTTCCACGGCTCTTGGAGCTCGCGCACGACGGCGGCGGCGGAATTGGCATCGGCGGGGATCGCGTGCCCTCCGTCGCACACATGCCCGCGCACACGCCCGGCTCCGCAGCTTCGGACATGCTGGGACCCTCTGCGCTCGAGCCGAGCCTCGTGATGGCCGCGGCCAACCGCACGCGCTGCGCCGAGCAGATCCTGAGCTACGGCGGCGCGGAGAAGGTGCTGATCGGTGCCGTGCTCACCGCGCTCACGCTCAGCACCATCTGCGGCAACGTGCTCGTGCTGGTGTCCGTGTGCTTCGTGAAGAAGCTGCGGCAGCCCTCCAACTACCTGATTGTGTCGCTCGCGCTCGCGGATCTGTCCGTTGCGCTCGCGGTCATGCCCTTCGTCAGCATCACGGACCTGATCGGCGGCCGCTGGATCTTCGGACAGTTCTTCTGCAACGTCTTCATCGCCATGGACGTGATGTGCTGCACAGCGTCCATCATGACGCTCTGCGTGATCAGCATCGACAG ATACCTGGGTATCACCAGACCCTTGACATACCCGGTGCGGCAGAACGGCTGGTGCATGGCGAAAATGGTCCTCTCTGTTTGGCTGCTCTCTGCGTCCATCACCCTGCCGCCGCTATTCGGTTGGGCGCAGAATGTAAATGACGACAAGGTGTGCCTGATCAGCCAGGACTTCGGCTACACCATCTATTCCACGGCTGTGGCATTCTACATCCCCATGACGGTCATGCTAATCATGTACTACCGCATCTACCGGGCAGCCAAGCTAAGTGCAGCCAAGCACACCATCACCGGCTTCCCGCGGCCGGAGAAGAACAGGCAGGATGAGGTGGATGAGGACGAGGAGGACCCTGGAGACGGCTCAGAGGTGTCAACAGGCGTGGACTGTGTTACTGTTGCGATGAAGCTGCACAGGGAAGTGGAGGAGTGTGCCCGGTTGCCTCGTCTCTTGCGGGGAATTGGCGGTGGCTCCTCTGACCGCAAGAGCATCTCCATCTTCAAGCGGGAGCAGAAAGCAGCAGCCACTCTGGGGGTTGTAGTGGGGGCCTTCAGCTTCTGCTGGCTGCCCTTCTTTCTGTTGTCCACCACCCGGCCCTTCGTGTGTGGGACGGAGTGCAGCTGTGTGCCGCTGTGGGTTGAGAGGACCCTGCTATGGTTGGGCTACGCCAACTCGCTCATCAACCCCTTCATCTACGCCTTCTTCAACCGCGACCTGCGCACCACCTACCGCAGCCTCCTGAGCTGCCGCTACCGCAACATCAACCGCAGGCTATCAGCGGTTGGCATGCACGAGGCTCTGCGGCTGGTGGAGAGGCCTGAGACCACGGTGTCTGGGTGA